The region TTGTCGATGATTGGCGACGACGTTTCGGTCGTGTTTTTGGGGATGAATCCGGGACCGTGGGGAATGGCACAAACAGGTGTCCCGTTCGGGGAAATCGCCGCCGTTCGTGATTGGATGCAGATCGACGAACCGATCGGTAGGCCCGACAACGAACACGAAAAGCGTCCGGTCGAAGGTTTACAGTGCGCGCGAAGCGAAGTCAGTGGACGCCGACTTTGGGGACTGTTTCAAGAAAAGTTTGAGACGCCTGAAGCGTTTTTCGCGAAGCACTTTGTACTCAATTACTGCCCCCTGGTTTTTATGGAAGCGAGCGCCCGCAATCGCACCCCAGACAAGCTTCCGGCTGCTGAGAAAACGCCTTTGGATTCGGTTTGTGATGAACACCTACGGACCGTATTGAAGGCGATCAAGCCCGAACATGCCGTTGGCGTGGGGGCATACGCCGAGGCTTGTTTGCGCCGCGTGGTCAAAGACATTGACGAGCCACCGCAAGTTTCGCGGATCCTTCACCCCAGTCCCGCGTCGCCGGCAGCCAATCGTGATTGGGCGGGGACGGCGACCAAGCAGCTTTGCGAAGCCGGGTTGTGGTGAAGTCGAGCTTTGGCAAAGTCATACTGAACCTCGGGGGCCACTTTCGTTACATTACAGCGTCGATCGAACCTCCGACCGTTCGTTTATCATTTTCGAGAATTGCACGTGAGTCAGTCCGCTACCGAATCCACCGAATCGATTGCCGATTCGCTTCGCCAAGACCAACGCATCATCGAGGCAAAACGGTTGATCCGTGAAGCGGTGCAGGAACATGCGCAGCAACTGCGTGTTCGACCGGCGAATGCGTCATTGAAAGATAGCTACGCGCAGTGGCTGAATCGACTGACCGATGTTCGTGGCGGTCCGCCCATCTGGCCGTACTTGGCGTCTGGCTTGGGGCAAGGCCCGTACGTTGAACTAGCCGACGGTAGTGTCAAACTAGATTTCATCGGTGGGATCGGTGTTTATGGCGCCGGGCACAGCGATCTTGGGATGATCGAAGCTGCCGTTGGCGCGGCCATCGAGGACACGGTCATGCAAGGCAATTTGCAGCAGAACCCGGCCAGTGTCGTGATGATGGAAAAGCTGATCGCACTCGCACAGCAATCGGGGGCTTCGCTGCCGTATTGCCTCTTGACGACCAGTGGTGCGATGGCGAATGAGAACGCGCTAAAGATCGCGCTGCACAAGGCGACTCCGGCGGATCGAGTGATCGCGTTCCAAAATGCCTTTGCCGGTCGATCGTTGGCGATGGCCGCGGTGACGGATCGGCCGAACTATCGCGCCGGGTTGCCGCTGACCGTGGCAGTTGACTACCTGCCATTCCGTGATCCGTCCGATCCGGAGGGCAGCCAAAAGCGGGCCGTTGCAGAACTGCACCGATTGCTAAAACGCCATCCCGGTCGCTACGCCGCATTCTGGGCCGAACCGATCGCGGGAGAAGGCGGTTACTTTCCGGGCAGTCATGAATTTTTTGCCGCCTTGTGCGAGCCATTGAAGGATGCTGGTGTACCGATCATCTTTGACGAGATTCAAAGCTTCTCGCGAACCAGCCAGCCCTTCGCGTTCCAACACTACGGTTTGGATCAATTCGCCGACATTGTGACCGTGGGTAAGATCACGCAAGTTTGTGCAACGTTGTACAGCGATGCGATGAAACCGACCGGGCCGATTCTCAGCCAGACGTTTACCGGTTCGACGGCGTCTATCACGACGGGCATCGAAACGTTGACGCGATTTGAGCAGCGTGGCTGTTTCGGTGACCAGGGATCGAACGTGCAACTGGCGAGGTATTTTCAAAGCCAGCTGGAAGCGCTCGCCGATGAGTTCCCAACGCAGATTAGCGGTCCTTACGGTGAGGGCCTGATGATTGCATTCACGCCCGGGGACGGAAGCTTTGATACCGCCAAAGCTCTGATGATGGATATGTTCGACGCCGGACTACTTGGATTCGTTTGCGGTGGTGGCCCGACTCGCATCCGCTTTTTGCCTCCGCCGATCATCACCACTACCGAGCAAATCGATCATGCGGTCAGCTTGTTGCGCGGCGTCTTCGCGAGTCGTCTCGGTTAGATCTCGGAGCAGCGAAACGCGCCGAGCGTTTCGGCATTGCAGGGACCATCGCCGCGCAGCGGTCGACGGCCGAGTCACCTCACCGAAAGCCTCGGCGGCTTGTTGATTGAATCAGCCGCAATCGCGATAGCGTGCGGTTCTTCAGCGCACACCCGGGCGTTCGCCCATCGGCTGAATGTTGAGTCGCTCAATCCGACTAAAACAACCAGTCGTCGGTGGCTTCCGCTACGTTCAAGCGAGACGTTTTCGCGAATTCGAGATCGATTCGCCAACGGCGACGTTGCGATTGGTAAGATGAACCTCTTGTCTCGTTCTCTTCTTTCGCAATTGGATGGTCTCAATTGAACGCAAAAACGACGCGAAAGCCGATGTCGGTCGATGACCTGCAAGCCCTGTACAGCGAGCTTCGCGGTAGCAGTGCGGGGCCTGCGTTGATGGACGCCCGAGCCTGTTTTCTCGAACGACAGATGCAGGAAGCACACGCAAAGTTGAGTGAGTCCTACGAAACGTACAAGGAGAGTCGGCGGAGAATTCTTCGGCAGGATCCGGAAAAACAGTTCGATGCGAAGACGCCCGACCGTGATCGCCAAGTGCGGCGACTGCTTCGACGGCAAGAAAAAGCACGTGACTTGTTAGATCGCTTCGAGGATTTTCTCTCTCAGCTCGAACGATTGGCCGACAAGGAAAGTTCGCGAGAAGAAATAAAATCCAAGCCTGTCGAGACTGATTCGTCAGAGGGCATTCAGGACGAAGAGCTTAAGGATGTCGAAGTGGATTCCGCAGAGGCACCGACCGCTTTGCGAGCAGATGCGATCGGAGAGGACGAGATCAAACTGTTTGCACAACTAATCGGTGATCGCCAAATCGAATTTGTCAGTTCTCGCTATGCCTTTCGGCCGCTTGAAACAACAGACGACGTTCTAGTGGACGCGGTGTACTTGCTTCGCAAAGGCGATCGTTGCTACTTGCTAAAAGCTACCACAGACGCCGACGATGCTGAAAAGCTACAGTGCGTGGATCTCGCAAATCCCAAAACGCAAGTCGCGCTGACGGCGAGTCAGATGGTACGGTTAAGCCAGAAGCGAAAGCTGGTGCTATTGCTTCCGCAGGCGATGGCATGAGCCGTAGGCGCTAGCCTCGGACTGTGTCTTAACGTTCCTTGCGACTGCGAGTTCACCTCCCCGAGCTTACAACTCGACCCTCCTGACAGGAGGGTGAATATAGAAACGTGTCATCGCTGCTCGCTGCGACTGTTTTCGCGGTGAACATTGCCGGATCAGTCGGTGAACGGCGAGCTTTCAAAGGCGACGTCTTTCTTCGTCCGCGGGTCACCGGTGTCTTTCATCTCAGTGATTAAACGTTGATACAGTTGATCGCGAACTGGTGCATGACGACTGTCTAGTGCCAGGTTGTTCATGCAGTGTGGATCTTGTTCTAGGTCATACAACTCAAACATCGGACGTCGACCGACGGCGTAGTCATAGAACTCAGGTGACTCTTCCCGGTGGGTGACGATCCAGGCTTTGGTTGGGCTGGCATCCAAGTCGCCGAATGCGGAAACCGTTTTTTCTCGGAGTGTGATGAAGTCGGGAAACTCACCATTGAACTCGGGGCCGTCACCCATCGGCCAGCGCGCGGGTTCGAAATTGACGATCAAAAGGTGTTGATGTGTTCGAATCGCACGTTGTGGATATGGAAGCTTGCCCGCTCGCGCGATTCCGACATGCCGCTCGCGTCCGGTAAAGACGGCGTCGCGTCCTGGTTCGACACGGCCTTGCTGGTCGCTGGTGAGCAGACCGAGGAGTGACTTCGCCGTCATCGCGTTGGGGATCGCAACCCCAGCGGCGTCGAGAAAGGTCGGAGCGAGATCGGGAAGCGAAACAAAGTCATCGACCACGCGGCCGGGATGTTCGATGCCGGCGGGCCAGTGGATCGCCAATGGTACGTGGGTTCCTAAGTCATACAGATTGCACTTCCCGCGCGAAACACCGGGGATGCCGTGGTCACCGCTGATAACCAAAATCGTGTTTTCGAACTCACCGATGCGCTTAAGTTCTTCGACGATCACACCGACCGCCGCGTCAAACGCTTGGACTTCGCCGAGGTAATCGGCAAAGTCTTGGCGAACGGTTTCGACATCGGGAAGGTATGGCGGCAGCTTGCCTTTTAGGTCATCAGGGTTGATTTCCCACAACGCTTGGGCACTTCCCTCGATCCACTTGCGATGGCAATTGGTCGGTCCGAACCAATAACAAAACGGTTGATCTCCTTGATCGACCACCTCTTCTTGGGGCTGAGGATCGTCGGGGGTTTCAGCGTTCGCTTGTCGAGCTGGATCGTCTTGGGGAGCTGGGGTGTCTTGGCTGTCAGGATGGAGGAAGGACTGAAAGTTCATGCGGACTTCGTCGAGCAGTTGTTGCTTCGCCGCCTCACGATCTTCTGCTGCCATTGCCCGTTGTGAGAACCCGTTGAACTTTCGCCCATGTTGATTGAACGAAGTGCGTTTGCCCCCGTGCGGGGCATCAGCCGGGCGTCCGGGTGACCAAACCTTATACGTATGTCCGATTCGATAACCGGATTTTTCGAGGATCAGCGGGTAGGATTCGTTACTGAAATCCCAGATCGCACCTTGCAAGATCGAGCCACGACCGCAACGCCAGAAGTGCTGGCCCGACAACAACGAGCTGCGACACGGCGTGCAAGATGGGGCGCTGACATAGGCATGATTAAACAACACGC is a window of Roseiconus lacunae DNA encoding:
- a CDS encoding uracil-DNA glycosylase family protein, with translation MAAETLIKAARKLSKAVDRLQFSEPVTHVYNPLAYARRSHEAYLSMIGDDVSVVFLGMNPGPWGMAQTGVPFGEIAAVRDWMQIDEPIGRPDNEHEKRPVEGLQCARSEVSGRRLWGLFQEKFETPEAFFAKHFVLNYCPLVFMEASARNRTPDKLPAAEKTPLDSVCDEHLRTVLKAIKPEHAVGVGAYAEACLRRVVKDIDEPPQVSRILHPSPASPAANRDWAGTATKQLCEAGLW
- a CDS encoding aminotransferase class III-fold pyridoxal phosphate-dependent enzyme is translated as MSQSATESTESIADSLRQDQRIIEAKRLIREAVQEHAQQLRVRPANASLKDSYAQWLNRLTDVRGGPPIWPYLASGLGQGPYVELADGSVKLDFIGGIGVYGAGHSDLGMIEAAVGAAIEDTVMQGNLQQNPASVVMMEKLIALAQQSGASLPYCLLTTSGAMANENALKIALHKATPADRVIAFQNAFAGRSLAMAAVTDRPNYRAGLPLTVAVDYLPFRDPSDPEGSQKRAVAELHRLLKRHPGRYAAFWAEPIAGEGGYFPGSHEFFAALCEPLKDAGVPIIFDEIQSFSRTSQPFAFQHYGLDQFADIVTVGKITQVCATLYSDAMKPTGPILSQTFTGSTASITTGIETLTRFEQRGCFGDQGSNVQLARYFQSQLEALADEFPTQISGPYGEGLMIAFTPGDGSFDTAKALMMDMFDAGLLGFVCGGGPTRIRFLPPPIITTTEQIDHAVSLLRGVFASRLG
- a CDS encoding sulfatase family protein, which codes for MAFADDWGRYASVYAKQSPGGPSDVVSTPNFDSLAANGVLFNHAYVSAPSCTPCRSSLLSGQHFWRCGRGSILQGAIWDFSNESYPLILEKSGYRIGHTYKVWSPGRPADAPHGGKRTSFNQHGRKFNGFSQRAMAAEDREAAKQQLLDEVRMNFQSFLHPDSQDTPAPQDDPARQANAETPDDPQPQEEVVDQGDQPFCYWFGPTNCHRKWIEGSAQALWEINPDDLKGKLPPYLPDVETVRQDFADYLGEVQAFDAAVGVIVEELKRIGEFENTILVISGDHGIPGVSRGKCNLYDLGTHVPLAIHWPAGIEHPGRVVDDFVSLPDLAPTFLDAAGVAIPNAMTAKSLLGLLTSDQQGRVEPGRDAVFTGRERHVGIARAGKLPYPQRAIRTHQHLLIVNFEPARWPMGDGPEFNGEFPDFITLREKTVSAFGDLDASPTKAWIVTHREESPEFYDYAVGRRPMFELYDLEQDPHCMNNLALDSRHAPVRDQLYQRLITEMKDTGDPRTKKDVAFESSPFTD